One stretch of Salmo trutta chromosome 7, fSalTru1.1, whole genome shotgun sequence DNA includes these proteins:
- the LOC115197276 gene encoding hypoxanthine-guanine phosphoribosyltransferase isoform X1, with translation MAYIQIPDDEKGYKLDLFCVPKHYEEDLDQVIIPHGLIMDRTERLARDIVRDMGGHHIVVLCVLKGGYTFFADLLDYIKALNQNSDKSVPLTVDFIRLKSYCNDQSTNIVKVIGGDELSTLTGKNVLIVEDIVETGRTMETLLSLLSECNPKMVKVVSLLVKRTPRSSGYRPDCQHGTQVRVFFTHTTSGLRCQIGFWWDMPWTTTSTSEISVTSAY, from the exons ATGGCCTATATCCAG ATACCTGATGATGAGAAGGGGTATAAGTTGGACCTCTTCTGTGTCCCCAAACACTATGAGGAGGATTTAGACCAGGTCATCATCCCCCATGGACTGATCATGGACAG GACTGAGCGCCTGGCTCGTGATATAGTCCGGGACATGGGGGGACACCATATAGTAGTACTGTGTGTTCTCAAAGGAGGTTATACTTTCTTTGCCGACCTGCTGGACTACATCAAGGCCCTAAATCAGAACAGCGATAAGTCTGTCCCGTTGACTGTGGATTTCATTAGGCTAAAGAGCTATTGC AATGACCAGTCTACAAACATTGTCAAAGTTATCGGAGGGGACGAGCTCTCAACTCTAACCGGGAAG AATGTTTTGATAGTTGAG GACATTGTGGAGACGGGGAGGACTATGGAGACACTGCTATCACTGCTGAGTGAATGCAATCCAAAGATGGTCAAAGTGGTCAG CCTTCTAGTCAAGAGAACACCAAGGAGCTCAGGATACAGACCAGACT GTCAACATGGTACTCAAGTACGAGTATTCTTCACACACACG ACATCGGGTTTGAGGTGCCAGATTGGTTTCTGGTGGGATATGCCCTGGACTACAACGAGTACTTCAGAGATCTCAGT
- the LOC115197277 gene encoding 26S proteasome non-ATPase regulatory subunit 7-like: MPELAVENVVVHPLVLLSVVDHFNRIGKVGNQKRVVGVLLGSWHKKVLDVSNSFAVPFDEDDKDDSVWFLDHDYLENMYNMFKKVNARERIVGWYHTGPKLHKNDIAINELIKQYCTNSVLVIIDVKPKDLGLPTEAYFSVEEIHDDGTPTSKTFEHVTSEIGAEEAEEVGVEHLLRDIKDTTVGTLSQRITNQVHGLKGLNSKLLDIRSYLERVAAGKLPINHQIIYHLQDIFNLLPDVNLLEFTKAFYLKTNDQMLVVYLASLIRSVVALHNLINNKISNRDAERKEGQEKEEGKKEKKEDKEKKEEKEKGDTSSRKDEKKKK, translated from the exons ATGCCGGAGTTAGCGGTAGAAAATGTTGTTGTCCATCCACTTGTGTTGCTCAGCGTGGTGGATCATTTTAATCG AATAGGGAAAGTAGGTAACCAAAAGCGAGTAGTGGGTGTCCTCCTCGGCTCTTGGCATAAGAAAGTCCTTGATGTGTCCAACAGCTTTGCAG TGCCTTTTGATGAGGATGACAAGGATGATTCAGTGTGGTTCCTGGATCACGACTACTTGGAGAATATGTACAACATGTTCAAGAAAGTCAATG CCAGAGAGAGGATAGTGGGCTGGTATCACACAGGTCCTAAACTACATAAGAATGATATTGCCATCAATGAACTCATCAAGCAATACTGCACCAATTCA GTTTTAGTGATCATTGATGTAAAGCCTAAGGACCTGGGCCTGCCTACAGAAGCCTACTTCTCGGTGGAGGAAATACATGAT GACGGCACCCCGACCTCCAAAACATTTGAACATGTGACCAGTGAGATTGGAGCTGAGGAGGCAGAGGAGGTGGGCGTGGAGCACCTTCTCAG AGACATCAAGGACACAACAGTTGGTACTCTGTCACAGCGTATCACTAACCAGGTACATGGCCTAAAGGGGCTCAACTCCAAGCTGCTGGACATCAGGTCTTACCTGGAGAGAGTGGCTGCAGGCAAGTTGCCCATCAACCACCAAATCATCTACCACCTACAGGACATCTTCAACCTGCTTCCTGATGTCAACCTTCTG GAGTTCACAAAGGCCTTCTACCTGAAGACCAATGACCAGATGCTGGTGGTCTACCTGGCGTCCCTCATCCGCTCGGTGGTGGCTCTCCACAACCTCATCAACAACAAGATCTCCAACCGTGACGCTGAGAGGAAAGAGGGACAGGAGAAAGAAGAGGGCAAGAAGGaaaagaaagaggacaaggagaagaaggaagagaaggagaaaggcGACACCTCGTCCAGGAAAGATGAGAAAAAGAAAAAATGA
- the LOC115197276 gene encoding hypoxanthine-guanine phosphoribosyltransferase isoform X2 — MAYIQIPDDEKGYKLDLFCVPKHYEEDLDQVIIPHGLIMDRTERLARDIVRDMGGHHIVVLCVLKGGYTFFADLLDYIKALNQNSDKSVPLTVDFIRLKSYCNDQSTNIVKVIGGDELSTLTGKNVLIVEDIVETGRTMETLLSLLSECNPKMVKVVSLLVKRTPRSSGYRPDYIGFEVPDWFLVGYALDYNEYFRDLSHICILNENAKEKYKV, encoded by the exons ATGGCCTATATCCAG ATACCTGATGATGAGAAGGGGTATAAGTTGGACCTCTTCTGTGTCCCCAAACACTATGAGGAGGATTTAGACCAGGTCATCATCCCCCATGGACTGATCATGGACAG GACTGAGCGCCTGGCTCGTGATATAGTCCGGGACATGGGGGGACACCATATAGTAGTACTGTGTGTTCTCAAAGGAGGTTATACTTTCTTTGCCGACCTGCTGGACTACATCAAGGCCCTAAATCAGAACAGCGATAAGTCTGTCCCGTTGACTGTGGATTTCATTAGGCTAAAGAGCTATTGC AATGACCAGTCTACAAACATTGTCAAAGTTATCGGAGGGGACGAGCTCTCAACTCTAACCGGGAAG AATGTTTTGATAGTTGAG GACATTGTGGAGACGGGGAGGACTATGGAGACACTGCTATCACTGCTGAGTGAATGCAATCCAAAGATGGTCAAAGTGGTCAG CCTTCTAGTCAAGAGAACACCAAGGAGCTCAGGATACAGACCAGACT ACATCGGGTTTGAGGTGCCAGATTGGTTTCTGGTGGGATATGCCCTGGACTACAACGAGTACTTCAGAGATCTCAGT
- the LOC115197276 gene encoding hypoxanthine-guanine phosphoribosyltransferase isoform X3 encodes MAYIQIPDDEKGYKLDLFCVPKHYEEDLDQVIIPHGLIMDRTERLARDIVRDMGGHHIVVLCVLKGGYTFFADLLDYIKALNQNSDKSVPLTVDFIRLKSYCNDQSTNIVKVIGGDELSTLTGKNVLIVEDIVETGRTMETLLSLLSECNPKMVKVVSLLVKRTPRSSGYRPDCQHGTQVRVFFTHTLKGQPQSQTTGVN; translated from the exons ATGGCCTATATCCAG ATACCTGATGATGAGAAGGGGTATAAGTTGGACCTCTTCTGTGTCCCCAAACACTATGAGGAGGATTTAGACCAGGTCATCATCCCCCATGGACTGATCATGGACAG GACTGAGCGCCTGGCTCGTGATATAGTCCGGGACATGGGGGGACACCATATAGTAGTACTGTGTGTTCTCAAAGGAGGTTATACTTTCTTTGCCGACCTGCTGGACTACATCAAGGCCCTAAATCAGAACAGCGATAAGTCTGTCCCGTTGACTGTGGATTTCATTAGGCTAAAGAGCTATTGC AATGACCAGTCTACAAACATTGTCAAAGTTATCGGAGGGGACGAGCTCTCAACTCTAACCGGGAAG AATGTTTTGATAGTTGAG GACATTGTGGAGACGGGGAGGACTATGGAGACACTGCTATCACTGCTGAGTGAATGCAATCCAAAGATGGTCAAAGTGGTCAG CCTTCTAGTCAAGAGAACACCAAGGAGCTCAGGATACAGACCAGACT GTCAACATGGTACTCAAGTACGAGTATTCTTCACACACACG CTAAAGGGTCAACCCCAGTCACAGACAACAGGAGTCAACTAG